The Myxococcus virescens genome has a segment encoding these proteins:
- a CDS encoding VOC family protein, whose translation MTAAFVKLLVTDSARSVAFYEALGFTRVSAEPPFVHLRWAEALDVYLVTPPPQLKLEGRRGTGVLVGLRAEAPHSLDEVLLRAQALGAAVDGPTVQPWYTRELIVTDPDGYRLNFIEPA comes from the coding sequence GTGACGGCGGCCTTCGTCAAGCTGCTCGTCACGGACAGCGCGCGCTCGGTGGCCTTCTATGAGGCGCTGGGCTTCACGCGCGTGAGCGCCGAGCCCCCCTTCGTCCACCTCCGGTGGGCGGAGGCCCTGGACGTGTACCTGGTCACCCCGCCGCCGCAGCTGAAGTTGGAAGGCCGGCGCGGCACGGGGGTGCTCGTCGGCCTCCGCGCCGAGGCGCCCCACAGCCTGGACGAGGTGCTCCTGCGGGCCCAGGCCCTGGGCGCCGCCGTGGACGGCCCCACGGTTCAGCCCTGGTACACCCGGGAGCTCATCGTCACCGACCCGGACGGCTACCGGCTGAACTTCATCGAGCCGGCGTAG
- the gstA gene encoding glutathione transferase GstA — protein sequence MKLFYSPGACSLSPHIILREGGFSFTTEKVDIRAKKTAAGEDFHAINPKGYVPALQLDDGSLLTEGPAIVQFLADQVPDKKLAPANGTLERYRLQEMLNFISTEIHKGFSPLFNPAFPDDVKRLTRERLAQRLGMLEVVVAKQAFLLGDQFTVADAYLFTTLNWAGHTKVDLEPFPALRAYHARVADRPSVQEALKAEGLAK from the coding sequence ATGAAACTCTTCTACTCCCCTGGCGCCTGTTCGCTGTCGCCCCACATCATCCTGCGTGAGGGCGGCTTCTCCTTCACCACCGAGAAGGTGGACATCCGCGCCAAGAAGACGGCGGCGGGCGAGGACTTCCACGCCATCAACCCCAAGGGCTATGTCCCGGCGCTCCAGTTGGATGACGGCAGCCTGCTGACCGAGGGCCCCGCCATCGTCCAGTTCCTCGCCGACCAGGTCCCCGACAAGAAGCTGGCCCCGGCCAACGGCACGCTGGAGCGCTACCGCCTCCAGGAGATGCTCAACTTCATCTCCACCGAGATTCACAAGGGCTTCAGCCCCCTGTTCAACCCGGCGTTCCCGGATGACGTCAAGCGGCTGACGCGTGAGCGGCTCGCGCAGCGCCTGGGCATGCTGGAGGTGGTGGTGGCGAAGCAGGCGTTCCTGCTGGGCGACCAGTTCACCGTGGCGGACGCGTACCTCTTCACGACGCTCAACTGGGCTGGGCACACCAAGGTGGACCTGGAGCCCTTCCCCGCGCTGCGCGCCTATCACGCCCGCGTGGCGGACCGGCCCTCCGTGCAGGAGGCCCTGAAGGCGGAAGGCCTCGCGAAGTGA
- a CDS encoding DUF1206 domain-containing protein yields MATGTLRRPDLHRVARAGQGASRSGVEWAARVGYAARAAVYAVIGVLALMLAAGEGGQATDTHGAVEEVARQPFGSVLLVLLGVGLVAFALWRFAQAAWDLEDKGRSGKGIAARVGMAGSGVIHASLALTAFNLLRGRGGGGGGGNQGLTAKLLSQPFGQVLVVVVGLSVMAFAGYQLYQAWKGRMLEELSLSGLAARQRTWVERICKAGVAARGVVFLLVGWFFIQAALRADPAEAGGLGEALGTLARQPFGPWLLGLVALGLVAYAVYQLCVARYRRIPTP; encoded by the coding sequence ATGGCGACGGGGACATTGCGCCGGCCCGACCTCCATCGGGTGGCTCGGGCGGGGCAGGGCGCGAGCCGGAGCGGTGTGGAGTGGGCGGCCCGCGTGGGCTACGCCGCGCGCGCGGCGGTCTACGCGGTGATTGGAGTGCTGGCGTTGATGCTGGCCGCGGGTGAAGGAGGCCAGGCGACAGACACCCATGGCGCCGTGGAGGAGGTGGCGCGCCAGCCCTTCGGCTCGGTGCTGCTGGTGCTGCTGGGGGTGGGACTCGTCGCCTTCGCGCTGTGGCGCTTCGCCCAGGCCGCCTGGGACCTGGAAGACAAAGGTCGCTCCGGGAAGGGCATCGCGGCGCGCGTGGGCATGGCGGGCAGCGGCGTGATTCACGCCAGCCTCGCGCTCACGGCCTTCAACCTCCTTCGCGGCCGAGGTGGCGGCGGTGGCGGCGGCAACCAGGGACTCACCGCCAAGCTGCTGTCCCAACCCTTTGGCCAGGTCCTGGTCGTCGTGGTGGGCTTGTCGGTGATGGCGTTCGCCGGATACCAGCTCTACCAGGCCTGGAAGGGACGCATGTTGGAGGAACTGAGCCTGTCCGGACTGGCCGCGCGCCAGCGGACCTGGGTGGAGCGCATCTGCAAGGCCGGTGTCGCGGCGCGCGGCGTGGTGTTCCTGCTGGTGGGTTGGTTCTTCATCCAGGCGGCGCTGCGCGCGGACCCGGCAGAGGCGGGCGGCCTGGGGGAAGCGCTGGGAACGTTGGCGCGCCAGCCCTTCGGACCCTGGCTGCTGGGCCTGGTGGCGTTGGGACTGGTGGCCTACGCCGTCTACCAACTGTGCGTGGCGCGCTACCGGCGCATCCCCACGCCGTGA